In a single window of the Melioribacteraceae bacterium genome:
- the glgP gene encoding alpha-glucan family phosphorylase: MINYVGRFNVEPSLPTKLEALREIAMNLYWSWNHDAIELFRRMDRKLWEESHHNPVLMLGKISQSRLNELTGDDSFVSHMNRVYVQLNVYVEEKSWYQRNYKYSKESVIAYFSAEFGLTECLQIYSGGLGVLAGDHLKSSSDLGLPLVGVGLCYKEGYFQQYLANDGWQQERYEITDFYNQPMTLVTNKDKAPLIIELDFPGRKVSFQIWKIAVGRIPLFLLDTNVLENNPEDRKITRSLYGGDNQTRIEQEIVLGIGGVRALHAMGIKFSVCHMNEGHSAFLALERIRTLMKLYSLSFAEAKDLNFYSNVFTTHTPVPAGIDIFPNELVEKYFGYYYRHELQLNDKDFYRLGTIHKDKPTLNFNMAHLAMNTAGYVNGVSQLHGLVSKKMWQTGFKDIPFDEIPINAITNGVHTRTHLSNDMEELLYRYLGDKFMQNPAETEIWEGIDEIPDEELWRTHERRRERLVAFARNRLVRQIKSRGGSVTELNFAKEVLDAQALTIGFARRFATYKRATLIFRDIERLEAIISNPDYPVQFIIAGKAHPKDDEGKKLIQDIIALSKEPHLRKKIVFIENYDMNIARYMVEGCDVWLNNPRRPLEASGTSGMKVIANGGLNLSVMDGWWDEAYTPEVGWRIGNREEYENLDLQDEIESRLIYEAIEKELVPLYYNRGVDKLPRGWIQMMKNSMRTLGPKFTSHRMVSEYAQKFYFNSFEKRADLMKNECAKVREFSSWKSKVQNNWTNVKFISITEDDKSKELKVGEKYSIHAEIELGELTPDDVDVQIYFGKVDNGSGQPHNYVQMANQPKKKTGTYYIYKGEISCSDTGQFGFTLRILPKHTLLINQFELGLIRWA, translated from the coding sequence ATGATAAATTATGTTGGGAGATTTAATGTAGAACCTTCCCTGCCAACTAAATTAGAAGCACTTCGCGAAATTGCTATGAATTTGTATTGGTCATGGAATCATGACGCAATTGAACTTTTTAGAAGAATGGATCGAAAACTTTGGGAAGAATCGCATCATAATCCCGTGTTAATGCTTGGGAAAATAAGCCAAAGCAGACTTAATGAATTAACCGGTGATGATAGTTTCGTATCTCACATGAATCGTGTTTATGTTCAATTGAATGTTTATGTTGAAGAAAAAAGCTGGTACCAGAGAAATTATAAATACAGCAAAGAGAGCGTGATCGCCTATTTTTCAGCAGAGTTTGGGTTGACGGAATGTTTGCAAATTTATTCGGGTGGACTTGGTGTCTTAGCAGGTGATCATTTAAAATCTTCTTCAGATTTAGGATTGCCACTAGTAGGTGTAGGACTTTGTTACAAAGAAGGATATTTTCAGCAGTATTTGGCTAACGATGGCTGGCAGCAAGAACGATATGAAATTACAGATTTTTATAATCAGCCAATGACACTTGTTACAAATAAGGATAAAGCTCCTTTAATAATCGAATTAGATTTTCCGGGAAGAAAAGTATCATTTCAAATATGGAAAATTGCCGTTGGACGAATTCCACTGTTTTTGCTTGATACAAATGTTTTGGAAAATAATCCTGAAGATAGGAAAATTACCCGTTCCCTATATGGAGGAGATAATCAAACAAGAATTGAGCAGGAAATCGTTTTAGGAATCGGAGGGGTTAGAGCCCTTCATGCTATGGGCATTAAATTCTCAGTTTGTCATATGAATGAAGGACATTCTGCGTTCCTCGCTCTTGAAAGAATAAGAACTCTGATGAAATTGTATTCGCTTTCATTTGCTGAGGCGAAAGATCTAAATTTTTATTCTAATGTTTTTACTACTCATACACCAGTACCAGCCGGCATAGATATTTTCCCAAATGAGCTTGTTGAAAAGTATTTTGGATATTATTACAGACATGAACTTCAGCTTAATGATAAAGATTTTTACAGATTAGGCACTATTCATAAAGATAAACCAACTCTAAATTTTAATATGGCACATCTTGCAATGAACACCGCTGGTTATGTTAATGGAGTAAGTCAACTTCACGGTTTGGTTTCAAAGAAAATGTGGCAAACTGGTTTCAAAGATATACCATTTGATGAAATTCCAATTAACGCTATAACCAATGGTGTTCACACAAGAACACATCTATCAAATGATATGGAGGAATTGCTTTACCGTTATTTGGGTGATAAGTTTATGCAGAACCCGGCGGAGACTGAAATTTGGGAGGGTATCGATGAAATTCCAGACGAAGAATTATGGCGTACTCATGAAAGAAGAAGGGAACGGTTGGTAGCATTTGCTCGAAACCGTTTGGTTAGGCAAATTAAATCACGCGGCGGCTCGGTTACAGAATTAAACTTTGCAAAAGAGGTTCTGGATGCTCAAGCTTTAACGATAGGATTTGCCAGAAGATTTGCAACTTATAAAAGAGCAACTCTTATATTTAGAGATATTGAGAGACTCGAGGCGATTATCTCCAATCCCGATTACCCGGTTCAATTTATAATTGCCGGTAAAGCTCATCCAAAAGATGATGAGGGGAAAAAACTAATTCAAGATATAATCGCACTGTCAAAAGAGCCTCACCTTCGAAAAAAGATTGTATTCATTGAGAATTATGATATGAATATTGCCCGCTATATGGTTGAGGGTTGCGATGTTTGGTTAAATAACCCCAGAAGGCCATTAGAAGCGAGCGGAACTTCTGGGATGAAAGTAATTGCGAATGGTGGTCTTAATTTAAGTGTAATGGATGGATGGTGGGATGAAGCATACACTCCTGAAGTTGGATGGAGAATTGGCAATAGGGAAGAATATGAAAATTTAGACCTTCAAGATGAAATTGAATCACGTCTGATTTACGAGGCTATCGAAAAAGAATTAGTTCCCTTATACTACAATAGGGGAGTTGATAAACTTCCTCGTGGATGGATCCAAATGATGAAGAATTCAATGAGAACTTTAGGCCCTAAATTTACCTCGCATAGAATGGTTTCGGAATATGCTCAAAAATTCTATTTCAATTCATTTGAGAAAAGAGCCGATTTAATGAAAAATGAATGTGCCAAAGTGCGTGAATTTTCTTCATGGAAATCAAAGGTGCAAAATAACTGGACTAATGTTAAATTTATTTCAATTACTGAAGACGATAAAAGTAAAGAATTAAAAGTCGGCGAAAAGTATTCAATTCATGCCGAGATAGAATTAGGGGAACTAACACCTGATGATGTTGATGTACAAATCTATTTTGGAAAGGTAGATAATGGAAGTGGACAGCCGCATAATTATGTGCAAATGGCAAATCAACCTAAAAAGAAGACTGGCACTTACTATATTTATAAAGGTGAAATAAGTTGCTCTGATACCGGTCAATTTGGTTTTACACTGAGGATATTGCCAAAGCATACTTTATTAATTAATCAATTTGAGCTAGGACTAATACGCTGGGCTTAA
- the manA gene encoding mannose-6-phosphate isomerase, class I, giving the protein MLKPIPYKLINKIQNYEWGTRNREAFIPNLLGLEPENDLPYGELWIGAHPKASSEIEINSKLYSLNSLIKQYPKELLGDYVINKFGNEFPFLLKVLSSSRSLSIQAHPNKTQAELLNKKDPTNYPDCNHKPEIAIAIDSLKAIAGFADVNEIINNLIEYEEILSLTTINSMDITNAKSIFEKEELIKKVYSEMMIASTQSTKIEKVVTSIKNKIENKNRISNQDKLFIEQFNLYGTDIGLLSFYFFNYLELKEHQAIYTGAGIPHAYIKGNIIECMANSDNVVRAGLTNKFKDVKTLIDIIDYDFGEFEILNREQVTDEIKFTTNAEEFEVTLFTKNSYFYTSLNSKNRPVIILITEGELNIIANKKPTHQIHAQKGDSIFLPTIIDHLELTGDDAQFYMVTIP; this is encoded by the coding sequence ATGTTGAAGCCAATCCCTTACAAATTGATAAACAAGATTCAGAATTACGAGTGGGGAACTAGGAATAGGGAAGCTTTCATTCCAAACCTTTTAGGTCTTGAGCCGGAGAATGATTTACCGTACGGTGAGCTATGGATAGGCGCTCACCCTAAAGCATCCTCCGAAATTGAGATCAATTCTAAATTGTATTCACTGAATAGTTTGATAAAACAATATCCAAAAGAGCTTCTTGGCGATTATGTAATAAATAAATTTGGAAATGAATTTCCTTTCCTCCTAAAAGTTTTATCATCATCTCGTTCACTGTCAATTCAAGCACACCCAAACAAAACACAAGCTGAACTTTTGAATAAAAAAGATCCTACTAATTATCCCGATTGCAATCATAAACCTGAAATCGCAATCGCTATCGATTCGCTCAAAGCTATTGCGGGTTTTGCTGACGTTAATGAGATAATCAATAATTTGATAGAATATGAGGAGATACTTTCTCTTACCACCATCAACTCGATGGATATTACCAACGCTAAAAGTATTTTCGAAAAAGAGGAATTAATAAAAAAAGTATATTCTGAAATGATGATCGCCTCAACCCAATCTACCAAAATTGAAAAGGTGGTCACGTCAATAAAGAATAAGATTGAGAATAAGAATCGCATTTCGAATCAGGATAAATTATTTATTGAACAATTTAATTTATATGGAACTGATATTGGACTCTTGTCATTTTATTTTTTCAATTACCTCGAGCTCAAGGAACATCAAGCTATTTATACGGGGGCGGGAATTCCTCATGCCTATATAAAGGGAAATATTATTGAATGTATGGCAAATTCAGACAATGTAGTTAGAGCGGGATTGACTAATAAATTTAAAGATGTTAAAACACTAATTGATATTATTGATTACGATTTTGGTGAGTTCGAGATATTGAATAGGGAACAAGTTACCGATGAAATTAAATTTACAACTAACGCCGAAGAATTTGAAGTAACACTTTTCACGAAAAATAGTTATTTCTACACCTCACTAAATTCTAAAAATAGACCGGTGATAATTCTAATTACCGAAGGTGAGTTAAATATTATCGCAAATAAAAAACCGACACACCAGATACACGCTCAAAAAGGGGATTCAATATTTCTTCCGACGATAATTGACCATTTGGAACTTACCGGCGACGATGCTCAGTTTTATATGGTAACTATTCCATAG
- a CDS encoding SDR family oxidoreductase, with amino-acid sequence MKNVLITGASTGIGLELAKVFAKNGYNLFLVARNEEKLKEIASNLSSSFKINAEFVAKDLSKIEAADELFENIKSRNLQIDILVNNAGFGLFGEFKATDLNREIEMINLNITSLVKLTKLFLPSMIHRRSGRILNVASVASFQPGPLMSIYYATKSFVLHFSEAIAYELKESGVTVSSLCPGPTLTEFQSTAKLDRSKLFSLLKPMSAEEVAIVGYNEMMRGKTIILPGLLNKLSANSHRFFPRKLVNAVTYFIQSEK; translated from the coding sequence ATGAAAAATGTTTTAATAACGGGTGCTTCCACCGGAATTGGGTTGGAACTAGCCAAAGTATTTGCAAAAAATGGTTATAACTTATTTTTAGTTGCCAGAAATGAAGAAAAATTAAAAGAAATCGCATCAAATCTCTCATCTTCATTTAAAATTAATGCAGAATTTGTTGCAAAGGATTTGAGCAAAATTGAAGCGGCGGACGAACTATTTGAAAATATTAAAAGTAGAAATCTTCAAATTGACATATTAGTGAACAATGCCGGATTTGGGTTGTTTGGGGAGTTCAAAGCTACAGATTTGAATAGGGAAATTGAGATGATTAATCTCAATATTACTTCACTGGTTAAACTCACAAAATTATTTTTGCCCTCAATGATTCATAGAAGGTCGGGAAGAATATTGAATGTAGCATCAGTTGCGTCATTTCAACCTGGACCATTGATGTCAATTTATTACGCGACTAAATCTTTTGTTTTGCATTTCAGTGAAGCTATAGCTTATGAATTAAAAGAAAGCGGTGTGACTGTTTCATCCCTTTGTCCGGGTCCCACTTTAACCGAATTTCAATCAACGGCAAAATTAGATCGATCTAAATTATTTTCATTATTAAAACCAATGAGCGCAGAAGAGGTAGCCATAGTAGGTTATAATGAAATGATGAGGGGTAAGACAATAATTCTTCCTGGACTATTAAATAAGTTATCTGCAAACTCACACCGCTTTTTCCCAAGGAAATTGGTGAACGCTGTTACTTATTTTATTCAATCGGAAAAATAG
- a CDS encoding Gfo/Idh/MocA family oxidoreductase yields MNNFAMTGVGGFVAPRHLKTIRDTENNLLASLDLHDSVGIIDTYFPDSEFFTSPERFERHLAKVQNSHSEKINYMSICSPNYLHDSQIRLALNLDMDVICEKPLVINPYNLDSLKLLEEKSTRKIYTIMQLRNHPLLKELKENYKNLKKRVNVDLKYITARGKWYHFSWKGDESKSGGLATNIGVHLFDLLIWIFGSVKSFAVKSFSQQKITGTLELDNADVTFLLSIDKNDLPRKIIKNTYRSLIIEGEEIEFSDGFTDLHTEVYKDILSGKGLRIDDARPSIELTYAIRQAANK; encoded by the coding sequence ATGAATAATTTTGCAATGACCGGAGTTGGTGGATTTGTAGCACCCCGACACTTGAAAACAATTCGGGATACAGAAAACAATCTGCTGGCTTCGCTCGATCTTCATGATTCTGTTGGAATAATAGATACTTATTTCCCCGATTCAGAATTTTTCACTTCTCCCGAAAGATTTGAACGCCACCTGGCAAAAGTTCAGAACTCGCATTCTGAGAAAATAAATTATATGTCAATTTGTTCCCCCAATTATTTGCACGATTCTCAAATCAGACTCGCGCTTAATCTCGATATGGATGTAATTTGTGAAAAACCCCTTGTTATAAATCCCTACAATTTAGATTCGCTGAAATTATTAGAAGAGAAATCGACTCGGAAAATTTATACAATAATGCAATTAAGGAATCATCCTTTATTAAAGGAATTGAAGGAAAATTATAAAAATTTAAAAAAGAGAGTTAACGTAGATCTGAAGTATATTACCGCAAGAGGAAAATGGTATCACTTTTCGTGGAAAGGGGATGAGTCGAAATCGGGCGGACTGGCGACAAATATTGGTGTTCATCTTTTTGATTTATTGATCTGGATTTTCGGATCGGTAAAATCGTTTGCGGTTAAATCATTTTCTCAACAGAAAATCACCGGTACATTAGAATTAGATAATGCTGATGTAACATTTCTTTTATCAATTGATAAAAATGATCTGCCTCGAAAAATTATTAAAAATACTTACCGCTCACTTATTATTGAGGGGGAGGAAATAGAGTTTTCTGATGGATTCACTGATCTGCATACAGAAGTTTATAAAGATATTTTATCGGGCAAGGGATTAAGAATTGATGACGCACGACCATCAATTGAGCTGACTTACGCGATAAGACAAGCCGCTAATAAATAA
- a CDS encoding N-acetyltransferase gives MQNFYKHETAIIDDEVSIGEGTKIWHFSHIQKGASIGKNCVLGQNVNVGNNVIIGNFVKIQNNVSVYEGVELEDYVFCGPSMVFTNILVPRCKYPQRGSEFYSKTLVKVGASLGANCTIVCGVTIGKHALVGAGSVVIKDVNDYELIVGNPGRVIGWVSEAGVKLNFDEKGIASCKKSNKNYLLSNNKVTEII, from the coding sequence ATGCAAAACTTTTATAAGCATGAAACAGCAATTATTGATGATGAAGTATCGATCGGCGAGGGTACAAAAATTTGGCATTTCTCACATATTCAAAAAGGTGCATCGATCGGTAAAAATTGTGTACTCGGGCAAAATGTGAATGTAGGCAATAATGTCATAATCGGTAATTTTGTAAAAATCCAAAATAATGTATCTGTGTATGAAGGAGTTGAATTAGAAGATTATGTGTTTTGTGGACCTTCAATGGTCTTTACTAATATTCTTGTCCCGCGATGTAAATATCCTCAACGCGGGAGTGAATTTTATTCAAAGACATTAGTGAAAGTGGGAGCTTCCTTAGGGGCAAATTGCACAATTGTGTGCGGAGTAACCATAGGCAAACATGCGCTCGTAGGTGCTGGATCAGTTGTAATAAAAGATGTTAATGATTATGAATTAATTGTCGGCAATCCCGGTAGGGTTATTGGCTGGGTAAGTGAAGCCGGTGTAAAATTAAATTTCGATGAAAAGGGAATTGCTTCTTGTAAAAAATCGAATAAGAACTATTTACTAAGTAATAATAAAGTGACTGAAATAATCTAA
- a CDS encoding DegT/DnrJ/EryC1/StrS family aminotransferase, which yields MKVPLLDLKPQYQILKKEIDEAVQRVVESQYFIMGPDIAELEKEICTYLNCKRAIGVTSGTDALLIALMAIDLKPEDEVIMPTYSFFATAGVVARMFAKPVFTDVDPITFNMDTNDIEKKITSKTKAIIPVHLYGQSAEMVKIMEIAEKHKLYVIEDAAQAIGTQYKDGRFAGTIGHIGCFSFFPSKNLGGFGDAGIVTTNDDKLANKLKMLRMHGMEPKYYHKIIGGNFRLDSLQAAVLRVKLPHLDSWSQKRRDNAQLYTQLFIEAGLAEREGITNFNGKNKVLLPDAVYRSGEVKNYHIYNQYIIRVEARDQLWEFLKKKEIGCEVYYPVPFHRQECFSYLENNDKDYPVSNFAAEHSLALPIYPELSNEQIKYVVDCISEFINK from the coding sequence ATGAAAGTGCCATTGTTGGATTTAAAACCTCAATATCAAATTTTAAAAAAAGAAATTGATGAAGCAGTTCAGCGAGTAGTCGAATCTCAATATTTTATTATGGGTCCCGATATTGCGGAATTAGAAAAGGAAATCTGCACATATCTGAATTGCAAAAGAGCAATTGGAGTAACTTCCGGAACAGATGCGTTGCTAATTGCTTTAATGGCAATTGATTTGAAACCTGAAGATGAAGTAATTATGCCAACTTACTCATTTTTTGCTACAGCGGGAGTTGTTGCTAGAATGTTTGCCAAGCCGGTATTTACAGATGTTGATCCTATTACTTTTAATATGGATACAAATGACATTGAAAAGAAAATTACTTCAAAAACTAAGGCAATAATTCCGGTTCATCTTTATGGTCAAAGTGCAGAGATGGTTAAAATTATGGAGATTGCGGAGAAACATAAATTATATGTTATTGAAGACGCGGCTCAAGCAATCGGTACTCAATATAAAGATGGAAGATTTGCCGGTACTATTGGTCATATTGGATGTTTCTCATTTTTCCCGAGTAAAAATCTTGGCGGATTTGGTGATGCCGGAATTGTAACTACTAACGATGATAAATTAGCCAATAAATTAAAAATGCTTCGTATGCATGGAATGGAACCGAAATATTATCATAAAATTATTGGGGGCAATTTTAGATTGGATTCTCTGCAAGCCGCGGTTTTAAGAGTTAAACTACCTCATCTTGATTCTTGGTCGCAGAAGAGAAGAGATAATGCGCAGCTTTATACACAATTATTTATTGAAGCCGGACTCGCTGAAAGGGAAGGAATCACAAATTTTAATGGCAAGAATAAAGTGTTGCTTCCGGACGCGGTTTATAGAAGCGGCGAAGTTAAAAATTATCATATCTATAACCAGTATATTATTAGAGTAGAAGCAAGAGATCAACTCTGGGAATTTTTGAAGAAAAAAGAAATTGGCTGTGAGGTTTATTATCCTGTGCCATTCCATCGTCAAGAGTGCTTCTCCTATCTGGAAAATAATGATAAAGATTATCCCGTATCAAATTTTGCCGCTGAACATTCACTGGCTCTGCCAATTTATCCCGAGCTTTCAAATGAACAAATAAAATATGTTGTTGATTGCATCTCAGAGTTTATAAATAAATAA